In bacterium, one genomic interval encodes:
- the hisA gene encoding 1-(5-phosphoribosyl)-5-[(5-phosphoribosylamino)methylideneamino]imidazole-4-carboxamide isomerase, whose product MLIIPAVDLMEGGCVRLIQGKRENVIRYPGTPADVAAGWVAQGAKRVHFIDLDGAFGGAPAHLAELREVVRRVDVPVQFGGGVRDAAALADVLDAGAAFVILGTSALKNPDFLRRAAGENPGRVILGLDAKDGEVKVSGWEEGERVTPEEVAARFADLPLAGIIFTDIRRDGTLEGFDPGPILSLARAANVPVFAAGGVSRIADIEALIPLEKEGIAGAIVGRALYEGTLDLKAALELV is encoded by the coding sequence ATGCTGATCATCCCGGCGGTGGACCTGATGGAAGGCGGCTGCGTCCGCCTCATCCAGGGAAAGCGCGAGAACGTCATCCGCTACCCGGGCACCCCGGCGGATGTGGCCGCCGGATGGGTGGCCCAGGGAGCGAAGCGGGTCCACTTCATCGATCTCGACGGCGCTTTCGGTGGCGCGCCCGCCCATCTGGCCGAACTCCGCGAGGTGGTCCGAAGGGTGGACGTGCCGGTGCAGTTCGGCGGCGGGGTCCGCGATGCGGCAGCGCTCGCGGATGTCCTGGACGCGGGGGCCGCCTTTGTCATCCTGGGGACGAGCGCCCTCAAAAATCCAGACTTCCTCCGCCGCGCGGCCGGGGAGAATCCCGGCCGGGTCATCCTCGGCCTCGACGCCAAGGACGGCGAGGTCAAGGTCTCCGGCTGGGAGGAGGGCGAGCGGGTCACCCCCGAGGAGGTGGCGGCGCGCTTCGCCGATCTGCCCCTCGCCGGCATCATCTTCACCGACATCCGGCGCGACGGCACGCTGGAGGGCTTCGATCCCGGGCCCATTCTCTCCCTCGCACGCGCGGCGAATGTGCCCGTCTTTGCGGCGGGCGGCGTGAGCCGGATCGCGGACATCGAGGCGCTGATCCCGCTGGAGAAGGAAGGCATCGCCGGCGCGATCGTGGGCCGCGCCTTGTACGAGGGTACGCTCGATCTCAAAGCCGCCCTGGAGCTCGTCTGA